The genomic segment CGCCGACTACCTCGAGGAGCTCCTCGACATCACCGACCTCGACGGGGACATCGACATCGACGTCGAGGACGGGCGGGCCGCGGTCTCGATCGTGGCCGACCCCGTCTCCTCCCGCGCCCTGCGCCGCCTGACCGGGCCGCGCGGCGAGGTGCTCGAGGCCCTGCAGGAGCTGACCCGCCTGGCGGTGCAGGCCCGCATCGGCGAGCGCAGCCGCCTCATGCTCGACGTCGCCGGCTACCGGGCGCAGCGCCGCGAGGAGCTCGTGCGCGCCACCGAGGAGGTCGTCGAGCGCGTGCGCCGCGACGGCGCGCCCGTGCGGATGGAGCCCATGAACCCCTTCGAGCGCAAGGTCGTCCACGACGTCGTGGCGGCCGCCGGCCTCGTCAGCGACTCCGAGGGCGTGGAGCCGCAGCGGCGGGTCGTCGTCCAGCCGTCGGCGTGACCGCCGGGTCGGTCGCGGGCCCGCACGGGGCACCGGGGGAGCCGGCCGGGGTTTCCCGTGGAACGCCTTCGGGCGGTCCTGGAGCGGCCCCGGTGCCGCCGGAGCTCGCCGGCGCGGTGGAGCGGGTCTTCGGGGAACGCGCGGACCTCGCGCGCCGGTACGCGGAGCACCTGGCGACGTCCGCCGTCGAGCGCGGCCTGGTCGGGCCGCGCGAGGTGGGGCGGATCTGGGAGCGGCACGTGCTCAACTGCGCCGTCGTGGGCGAGCTGCTGCCGCAGGGCGCCGCGGTCGTGGACGTCGGCAGCGGCGCGGGCCTGCCGGGGCTGTGCCTGGCGCTGGCGCGCCCGGACGCGGCGGTGGTGCTCGTCGAGCCGCTGGAGCGCCGCATGACCTGGCTGCGCGAGGTCGTCGACGACCTCGCGCTCCCCGTCGCGGTGGTGCGCGGGCGCGCCGAGGAGGTGGCGGGCACCGGCCGCGTGCCGCCCGCGGACGTCGTCACCGCCCGCGCCGTGGCGCCGCTGGAGCGGCTCGCCCGCTGGTGCCTGCCGCTGCTGCGCCCCGGCGGCGCGCTGCTGGCGCTCAAGGGCCGCACGGCCGCCGAGGAGCTGGCCGCCGCCCGCCCGGTGCTGCGCCGCCTGGGCGCCGTCTCGGAGGAGGTCGTGACGGCGGGGGCTGGTGTCGTGCCCGGACCGACCACCATCGTCCGGGCTACTGTGGGCCCCGGTCGAGGGCCGGCCGGTTCCCGGGGCCGGCGGACGGGGTCGGGACGGGCCGGCCGTGGGTGAGCGAGCCGTCGGGCACAGGGCGGCGCTCACGGCGACGACGCAGGAGGAGTCGTGAGCGAGCGGAGCGAGCGAGCCGTCGGGCACGGGGCGGCGCTCACGGCGACGACGCAGGAGGAGTCGTGAGCGAGCAGGAGTGGACGTCGGGCCGGCGCAGGGCGCGGCGCAGCGGCGCCGACGACGCGGACGACCTGCGCCGGCGCACCCAGGTGGCCTCGGCCATCCCCGAGGCGGACGACGACACGCCCCTCGCGCGCCAGGCGGCGGTGGACGCGCGCATGCGCATCACGCTGCACGGGCGGCGCCTGCCGCACCCGGAGCGCACGCGCGTGATGACGGTGGCGAACCAGAAGGGCGGCGTCGGGAAGACGACGACCGCGGTGAACCTGGCCGCCGCGCTGGCGCAGTCCGGCCTCGAGGTGCTCGTCCTCGACGTGGACCCGCAGGGCAACGCCTCCACGGCGCTCGGGATCGACCACCACAGCGACATCCCCGGCACCTACGAGGTGCTCGTCGAGGGCGCGGCGCTGGTGGACACCGTGCAGCCGTGCCGGGACGTCGAGGGCCTGTGGTGCTGCCCGGCGACCATCGACCTGGCGGGCGCCGAGATCGAGCTGGTGACGATGGAGCACCGCGAGTCGCTGCTGCGCCGCGCGATCGCGCAGCACCTCGCGGACCGCCGCTCCCGCGGGATGCCGCGGCTGGACTACGTCCTCATCGACTGCCCGCCCAGCCTCGGCCTGATCACCGTGAACGCGTTCTCGGCGGCGGAGGAGGTGCTCATCCCGATCCAGTGCGAGTACTACGCGCTGGAGGGCCTGAGCCAGCTGCTGCGCAACATCGGGCTCGTGCAGGAGCACCTGAACCCCGCCCTGCGGGTCTCGACGATCCTGCTGACGATGTACGACGCCCGCACCCGCCTGGCCGCGCAGGTCGCCGAGGAGGTGCGCACGCACTTCCCGCACACGGTGCTGAAGACGACGATCCCGCGCTCGGTGCGGATCTCGGAGGCCCCCAGCCACGGCCTGACGGTGATGTCGTACGACCCCGGCTCCAGCGGCGCCCTGTCGTACCTGGCCGCCGCCCGCGAGATCGCCGAGCGGGAGGCGGAGGCCCGCCGCGCCGCGGCCGCGGCGCACGCCCCGCAAGGGGCCGCGACCGGTCAGCACGCCGCCGCGGCGCTGGTCGACCTGACCGGGCAGTCCCACCAGCACGCCAC from the Quadrisphaera sp. DSM 44207 genome contains:
- a CDS encoding R3H domain-containing nucleic acid-binding protein, with amino-acid sequence MSETSTTATGGGDPAVPTDPTPAPGAEDAGAERTGEEGGRPSRLARLEEEGEVAADYLEELLDITDLDGDIDIDVEDGRAAVSIVADPVSSRALRRLTGPRGEVLEALQELTRLAVQARIGERSRLMLDVAGYRAQRREELVRATEEVVERVRRDGAPVRMEPMNPFERKVVHDVVAAAGLVSDSEGVEPQRRVVVQPSA
- the rsmG gene encoding 16S rRNA (guanine(527)-N(7))-methyltransferase RsmG; translated protein: MPPELAGAVERVFGERADLARRYAEHLATSAVERGLVGPREVGRIWERHVLNCAVVGELLPQGAAVVDVGSGAGLPGLCLALARPDAAVVLVEPLERRMTWLREVVDDLALPVAVVRGRAEEVAGTGRVPPADVVTARAVAPLERLARWCLPLLRPGGALLALKGRTAAEELAAARPVLRRLGAVSEEVVTAGAGVVPGPTTIVRATVGPGRGPAGSRGRRTGSGRAGRG
- a CDS encoding ParA family protein yields the protein MSEQEWTSGRRRARRSGADDADDLRRRTQVASAIPEADDDTPLARQAAVDARMRITLHGRRLPHPERTRVMTVANQKGGVGKTTTAVNLAAALAQSGLEVLVLDVDPQGNASTALGIDHHSDIPGTYEVLVEGAALVDTVQPCRDVEGLWCCPATIDLAGAEIELVTMEHRESLLRRAIAQHLADRRSRGMPRLDYVLIDCPPSLGLITVNAFSAAEEVLIPIQCEYYALEGLSQLLRNIGLVQEHLNPALRVSTILLTMYDARTRLAAQVAEEVRTHFPHTVLKTTIPRSVRISEAPSHGLTVMSYDPGSSGALSYLAAAREIAEREAEARRAAAAAHAPQGAATGQHAAAALVDLTGQSHQHATATGEQR